A DNA window from Thiobacillus denitrificans ATCC 25259 contains the following coding sequences:
- the hpnC gene encoding squalene synthase HpnC: MSKSLFPFRFLLPVPVDHYENFPVASWLLPGRLREPVSAIYRFARSADDLADEGDAPPRARLQELARYHSELDRIERGEIPDDPIFGRLAAAIRAHALPLTPFRDLLSAFAQDIEKTRYASFGEVMDYCRRSANPVGRLMLHLYGDHDPRHQAYSDAICSSLQLINFLQDVAIDYAKGRIYLPQDELAAHHVSEAQIAAGDAGGLWRMMMHKQIERARKLLQAGAPLGRALDGRIGLELRVTIRGGETILRKLHADPGCVFGARPVLGKRDWIVMLARSVL; encoded by the coding sequence GTGTCTAAGTCATTATTCCCATTCCGTTTTTTATTGCCGGTGCCGGTCGACCACTACGAAAACTTCCCCGTCGCGTCCTGGCTGCTGCCCGGGCGGCTACGGGAACCGGTAAGCGCCATCTATCGCTTCGCCCGCAGCGCGGACGACCTCGCCGACGAGGGCGACGCACCGCCCAGGGCTCGCCTGCAGGAATTGGCGCGCTACCACAGCGAACTCGACCGTATCGAACGCGGTGAAATTCCCGACGACCCGATCTTCGGGCGCCTCGCCGCCGCTATTCGGGCGCACGCGCTGCCGCTCACGCCGTTTCGCGACCTTCTGTCCGCCTTCGCGCAGGACATCGAGAAAACCCGCTACGCCAGCTTCGGCGAGGTCATGGATTATTGCAGGCGCTCGGCCAATCCGGTCGGACGCCTGATGCTGCATCTGTACGGCGACCACGACCCGCGCCACCAGGCCTATTCAGACGCCATCTGCAGCAGCCTGCAACTGATCAACTTCCTGCAGGACGTCGCGATCGACTATGCCAAGGGCCGCATTTATCTGCCGCAGGACGAACTCGCCGCACATCACGTCAGCGAGGCGCAAATTGCCGCGGGCGATGCCGGCGGGCTCTGGCGCATGATGATGCATAAACAGATCGAACGCGCCCGCAAGCTGCTGCAGGCCGGCGCACCGCTCGGGCGCGCGCTCGACGGACGCATCGGGCTCGAACTCCGGGTAACGATTCGCGGCGGCGAAACGATCCTGCGCAAGCTTCACGCCGATCCGGGCTGCGTGTTCGGTGCACGTCCCGTCCTCGGCAAGAGGGACTGGATCGTCATGCTCGCGCGCAGCGTTCTCTGA
- the hpnE gene encoding hydroxysqualene dehydroxylase HpnE: MTPDVAVVGGGWAGCAAALTLAEAGVPVTLYEAGRVLGGRARAVELGDRVLDNGQHILLGAYTNTLELIARVHPAPRTPPLWRLPLAFDQPPDFRLRCPRLPAPLHLAAGLLGARGLDWHEKLTAARWAAALIRGAATPPGTVSELTRGQPEKLRALLWHPLCISALNTPPETASAAVFASVIRAAFGGRNAHSDLLLPRSDLGELFPVPAARRIVDAGGVVRLACRVSGLSARADGITTLLGAGNQTHAHSHAIIAVAPQHVKGLAASISELGDAVAMLAHYDYQPIATGYVQYAPDFRLPKPFLALAEGPAQFAFDRGQSHAQPGLIAFVASAAADLPTDWLDRAEAQLRRSVRPGRPQWRKRIVEKQATYACRPGMARPAVRTRHPRVFLAGDYTAGPYPATLESATQSGVQSAASLLETL, translated from the coding sequence ATGACGCCGGACGTCGCGGTGGTCGGCGGCGGCTGGGCAGGCTGCGCCGCGGCGCTCACGCTGGCCGAAGCGGGCGTGCCGGTCACGCTCTACGAAGCCGGGCGCGTCCTCGGCGGGCGCGCGCGCGCCGTCGAACTTGGCGACCGCGTTCTCGACAACGGCCAGCACATCCTCCTCGGCGCATACACGAACACGCTCGAACTGATCGCGCGCGTGCATCCCGCGCCGCGCACCCCGCCGCTCTGGCGGCTGCCGCTCGCCTTCGACCAGCCGCCGGATTTCCGCCTGCGCTGCCCACGGCTCCCGGCGCCGCTCCACCTCGCGGCGGGCCTGCTCGGCGCGCGCGGGCTCGACTGGCACGAAAAGTTGACTGCAGCGCGCTGGGCGGCGGCGCTGATACGCGGCGCGGCCACGCCTCCCGGGACCGTCAGCGAACTCACGCGCGGCCAGCCCGAAAAACTGCGCGCCCTGCTGTGGCATCCGCTCTGCATCTCGGCGCTGAACACCCCGCCGGAGACGGCGTCGGCGGCCGTCTTCGCCTCGGTCATCCGCGCTGCATTCGGCGGCCGGAACGCACACAGCGACCTGCTGCTGCCGCGCAGCGACCTCGGCGAACTGTTCCCCGTTCCGGCCGCGCGGCGGATCGTCGACGCGGGCGGCGTGGTGCGCCTCGCCTGCCGTGTCTCCGGCCTCTCCGCCCGCGCCGACGGCATCACGACCCTGCTCGGCGCAGGGAACCAAACGCACGCGCACAGCCACGCGATCATCGCCGTTGCGCCGCAGCACGTGAAAGGCCTGGCGGCATCGATTTCCGAGCTCGGCGACGCGGTCGCGATGCTCGCGCACTACGACTACCAGCCCATCGCGACCGGCTACGTCCAGTACGCGCCGGACTTCCGTTTGCCGAAGCCGTTTCTGGCCCTCGCCGAAGGACCGGCGCAGTTCGCGTTCGATCGCGGGCAGAGCCATGCTCAGCCGGGCCTCATCGCCTTCGTCGCCAGTGCGGCGGCCGACCTGCCGACGGACTGGCTCGACCGCGCGGAAGCCCAGTTGAGGCGCAGCGTGCGCCCGGGTCGGCCACAATGGCGCAAACGCATCGTCGAAAAACAGGCCACTTACGCCTGCCGGCCCGGCATGGCGCGCCCCGCCGTTCGTACGCGGCATCCACGCGTTTTCCTCGCTGGCGACTACACCGCCGGCCCCTATCCCGCGACGCTCGAAAGCGCAACCCAGAGCGGGGTACAATCGGCCGCCTCTCTTCTCGAAACGCTATGA
- a CDS encoding AAA family ATPase, translated as MPSSDQLKALLRAHIDGDEERFSTVAMQLAAHEARIGHGKLALELRDLIDKAKTRQTRQPIPLVQPRGEMADLLQASYPKARLADMVLDNSIQSRLDRLIREQRQVEKLRSHGLSPRKKLLLVGPPGTGKTLTASVLAGELNLPLFVVRLDSLMTKFMGETAAKLRLIFDAIRRTRAVYLFDEFDSIGGQRGLGNDVGEIRRVLNSFLQLIEQDMSDSLLIAATNHPDLLDHALFRRFDDVIRYTVPDEQLIVETLKTKLAGYKARRLAWKTLAKAASGLSHGDLTRACEDAIKDAILHDRPMLETADIRATLEERKATHDR; from the coding sequence ATGCCAAGTTCCGACCAACTCAAGGCTTTGTTGCGCGCGCATATCGATGGCGACGAAGAACGGTTCAGCACCGTCGCCATGCAACTGGCCGCCCATGAAGCGCGCATTGGCCACGGAAAGCTGGCGCTCGAACTGCGGGACCTCATCGACAAGGCCAAAACGCGCCAAACTCGGCAACCCATCCCTCTGGTTCAGCCGCGCGGAGAGATGGCCGACTTGCTGCAAGCCAGCTACCCGAAGGCCCGCCTCGCTGACATGGTTTTGGACAACAGCATCCAATCCCGCCTGGATCGGCTCATCCGAGAACAACGCCAAGTTGAAAAGCTGCGTTCCCACGGCCTCTCCCCGCGGAAAAAACTCCTGTTGGTCGGCCCGCCGGGCACCGGCAAAACGCTTACGGCCTCCGTTCTCGCCGGAGAACTCAACCTGCCGCTGTTTGTGGTGCGTTTGGACAGCCTCATGACCAAGTTCATGGGCGAGACCGCCGCCAAGCTGCGTCTCATCTTCGACGCCATCCGTCGCACCCGTGCGGTCTACCTGTTCGACGAATTCGATTCCATTGGCGGGCAGCGCGGTTTGGGTAACGACGTGGGTGAAATCCGTCGAGTGCTCAATAGCTTTTTGCAACTGATCGAGCAGGACATGTCCGACAGCCTTCTCATCGCTGCCACCAACCACCCGGACCTACTGGACCATGCCCTGTTCCGCCGTTTCGACGACGTGATCCGCTACACCGTCCCAGATGAGCAACTCATTGTTGAGACCCTCAAAACCAAGCTGGCTGGCTACAAAGCCCGCCGACTCGCCTGGAAGACCCTGGCCAAAGCCGCCTCTGGCCTAAGTCATGGCGACCTCACCCGCGCCTGCGAAGACGCCATCAAAGACGCCATCCTCCATGACCGCCCGATGTTGGAAACGGCGGACATCCGCGCCACCCTGGAAGAAAGAAAAGCAACCCACGACCGATAA
- a CDS encoding S8 family peptidase, with protein sequence MAERLPHLIFNSTAITKQYQRPSRKIDIEFPLKERDRQQHGAQLLEALRQAKTQEPGIISGQQTLGRDAEFTGVYLTFESDPGFELAFESLGFAPSRIELLVVKQEGERMLATVFVPEGKIGYFIRRVEAYLNEGKDKPNKKGELRPQYKKLVESIASIRLAALEALWTDSPDLFPRDETPIWWEVWLRIGDGFDEVGFFRTHAAQLNLEVADDEVRFLERCVVLVRGSRSQLARSLQLLGGMAELRKAKQNAEHYTTMNAVQQHAAVAVAAQYLQTPGPDAPAVCILDTGVSQDHPLLAPFLDAHDKHACHPDWGTHDHDRLGHGTAMAGLALHGDLSETLAQQPFPSPSHRLESVKVLPPTGDNPPHLYGYRYSQAMDRVTITAPHRRRTFCSAVTTTDSRDRGRPSSWSAQLDKLASGMEDGTQRLIFQTAGNAEHSNITDYPASNALDGIHDPAQSWNVLTVGAYTGKWQIDEATYPGRQPIAPAGALAPTSCTAVSWPTSGRQKWPNKPDVVLEGGNWALDPAFNFAEDLDSLQLLSTGHEPHTRPLVTFGETSAATALAARMAAVLQSHYPDLWPETLRALLVHSSQWTSAMRAAVGNLQVKGNVRQLLRTCGFGVPQLDDALWSAKHALTLIVQDEMQPFTTGENSTIRARDIHYHALPWPAEALRALPLGTQVEMRVTLSYFIQPNPGQRGWSGKFSYASHGLRFRVKAPGESHEAFEQRINQAARDEEYERTGVSDSDFWVVGSDTRELGSLHSDLWQGTSEQLADCGYLAIYPVTGWWRTRKALNRWHSRARYALVVSIRTPEELVDIYTPVAAEIGIAV encoded by the coding sequence ATGGCAGAACGTCTGCCCCACCTGATCTTCAACAGCACAGCAATAACAAAGCAGTACCAACGACCCAGCCGCAAGATTGACATCGAATTCCCCCTTAAGGAGCGAGACCGCCAGCAGCACGGCGCACAACTTCTGGAAGCTTTGCGCCAAGCCAAAACTCAGGAACCCGGCATCATCTCGGGACAGCAGACATTGGGCCGCGATGCCGAATTCACTGGCGTGTACCTAACTTTCGAAAGCGACCCTGGTTTTGAACTGGCCTTCGAAAGCTTGGGCTTCGCCCCGAGCAGAATCGAACTACTGGTGGTCAAGCAGGAAGGCGAACGAATGCTAGCCACCGTTTTCGTACCGGAAGGCAAAATCGGCTACTTCATCCGTCGGGTGGAGGCTTATCTAAATGAGGGTAAGGACAAACCCAACAAGAAGGGCGAACTCCGGCCCCAATACAAAAAACTGGTGGAAAGCATCGCCTCCATCCGTTTGGCCGCGTTGGAAGCTCTCTGGACCGACAGCCCCGATCTGTTCCCGCGCGATGAAACGCCGATCTGGTGGGAAGTCTGGCTGCGCATCGGGGACGGTTTCGATGAAGTCGGTTTCTTCCGCACCCACGCCGCACAACTGAATTTAGAAGTGGCCGATGACGAAGTGCGTTTTCTCGAACGCTGTGTAGTCCTGGTGCGTGGCAGCCGCAGTCAACTCGCCCGTTCCCTGCAACTTTTGGGTGGCATGGCTGAACTGCGCAAAGCGAAACAGAATGCCGAGCACTACACGACCATGAATGCTGTGCAACAGCACGCTGCCGTTGCTGTCGCCGCGCAGTATCTTCAGACACCAGGGCCGGATGCCCCTGCTGTCTGCATATTGGACACTGGCGTCAGTCAGGATCACCCGCTGCTGGCCCCCTTCCTTGATGCCCATGACAAACATGCCTGCCACCCGGATTGGGGAACCCATGATCATGATCGGTTGGGCCACGGCACCGCCATGGCCGGTCTCGCTTTGCACGGCGATCTGAGCGAAACCTTGGCCCAGCAGCCTTTTCCTTCTCCGAGTCACCGCTTGGAGTCGGTCAAAGTCTTGCCGCCCACCGGCGACAACCCACCTCATCTTTACGGCTATCGGTATAGCCAAGCGATGGACCGCGTGACGATTACCGCACCCCACCGCCGCCGCACCTTCTGTTCTGCCGTGACTACCACCGACTCCCGCGACCGAGGTCGACCCTCATCTTGGTCAGCGCAGTTGGACAAGCTGGCAAGCGGCATGGAAGACGGTACGCAACGCCTGATCTTCCAGACTGCCGGTAACGCCGAGCATTCCAACATTACTGACTACCCCGCCAGCAACGCCCTCGACGGCATCCACGACCCGGCCCAATCCTGGAACGTACTCACCGTCGGGGCCTACACAGGCAAGTGGCAGATTGACGAGGCAACCTACCCGGGTCGCCAGCCCATTGCCCCGGCGGGCGCACTCGCACCTACCAGTTGCACCGCCGTGAGTTGGCCCACCAGCGGACGCCAGAAATGGCCCAACAAACCGGACGTCGTATTGGAAGGCGGCAATTGGGCGCTGGACCCCGCTTTCAACTTCGCCGAAGACCTAGACAGCCTGCAACTCCTCAGTACCGGGCACGAACCACACACTAGGCCGCTGGTCACTTTCGGCGAGACCAGCGCCGCCACCGCCCTGGCCGCCCGCATGGCGGCTGTATTGCAAAGCCACTACCCCGACCTCTGGCCTGAAACCTTGCGCGCCCTGCTGGTCCACTCGTCGCAATGGACGTCGGCCATGAGGGCGGCGGTTGGCAACCTTCAGGTCAAGGGCAACGTTCGCCAGTTGCTTCGTACCTGCGGCTTCGGCGTGCCGCAACTCGACGACGCCCTATGGAGCGCAAAACACGCCCTGACGCTGATCGTACAGGACGAGATGCAACCCTTCACTACTGGAGAGAACAGCACGATCCGCGCTCGCGACATCCACTACCACGCCCTGCCCTGGCCGGCAGAGGCGCTGCGGGCGTTGCCACTGGGTACGCAGGTCGAGATGCGCGTCACCCTGTCCTACTTCATCCAGCCCAATCCCGGCCAACGCGGTTGGAGCGGAAAATTCAGCTATGCCTCCCACGGCCTGCGCTTCCGAGTAAAAGCGCCGGGGGAAAGCCACGAAGCCTTCGAACAACGCATAAATCAGGCCGCCCGCGACGAGGAATACGAACGCACTGGCGTCAGCGACAGTGATTTCTGGGTAGTCGGCTCCGACACCCGCGAACTCGGCTCATTGCATTCCGACCTCTGGCAAGGCACGTCCGAGCAACTCGCCGATTGCGGCTACCTCGCCATCTACCCCGTCACCGGCTGGTGGCGCACCCGCAAAGCCCTGAACCGCTGGCACTCCCGCGCCCGCTACGCCCTTGTGGTCAGCATCCGCACTCCCGAGGAGTTGGTGGATATCTACACGCCAGTGGCGGCGGAAATTGGCATCGCGGTCTGA
- the hpnD gene encoding presqualene diphosphate synthase HpnD — MDAHRYCQERAAASGSSFYYSFVFLPTEVRRAITAFYALCRELDDVVDECHERQLAELKLAWWREEIGRFAAGAATHPATRALADTARGASVQPALLLEIVDGMAMDLEHARYADFRALKLYCHRAASVVGEIAAGIFEGARGEHDREVRRYAHELGLAFQLTNIIRDVGEDARRGRIYLPLDEMARFGVAEADVLEGRDTPAFRALMQFQYERAVAHYERALATLPSAARRAQRPGLVMAAIYRSLLDEIRRDGFPVLRARIALTPLRKLWLASRTWLFP; from the coding sequence ATGGACGCGCATCGCTACTGCCAGGAGCGCGCCGCCGCAAGCGGCTCCAGCTTCTACTACAGTTTCGTCTTCCTGCCGACCGAAGTGCGCCGCGCGATTACTGCGTTCTACGCACTGTGCCGCGAGCTCGACGACGTCGTCGACGAATGCCACGAGCGCCAGTTGGCCGAACTCAAGCTCGCCTGGTGGCGGGAGGAAATCGGCCGCTTTGCCGCAGGCGCGGCGACCCACCCCGCGACCCGCGCACTCGCCGACACCGCGCGGGGAGCGAGCGTCCAACCCGCGCTACTGCTGGAAATCGTCGACGGCATGGCGATGGATCTCGAGCACGCCCGCTACGCCGACTTCCGCGCGCTCAAACTCTATTGCCATCGGGCGGCCAGCGTCGTCGGCGAAATCGCCGCCGGCATCTTCGAGGGCGCGCGCGGCGAGCACGACCGCGAAGTCCGCCGCTACGCGCACGAACTCGGACTCGCCTTCCAGCTGACGAACATCATCCGCGACGTCGGGGAAGACGCGCGACGCGGCCGCATCTATCTCCCGCTCGACGAAATGGCGCGCTTCGGCGTCGCCGAGGCCGACGTGCTTGAAGGCCGCGACACCCCCGCGTTTCGGGCCCTGATGCAGTTTCAATACGAGCGGGCGGTCGCGCATTACGAGCGCGCACTCGCCACGCTGCCGAGCGCCGCGCGGCGGGCCCAACGTCCCGGCCTCGTGATGGCCGCGATCTACCGCAGCCTGCTGGATGAAATCCGCCGCGACGGCTTTCCGGTTTTGCGCGCGCGCATCGCACTGACGCCCTTGCGCAAGCTTTGGCTCGCCAGCCGCACCTGGCTCTTTCCATGA
- a CDS encoding SDR family NAD(P)-dependent oxidoreductase codes for MKNYLPRPDLLAGRVILVTGASAGLGRAASLAFARHGATVALLARNEAKLEAVYDEIVAAGGPEPAMFPFDLAVADDRSLENLAGTLAHHLGRLDGLLHSAHQFFSLTPLSLQTLEQWQTLMRVNLIAPFALTRAVMPLLQQAPDASVVFTGETHGHSPSAYWGGYAVAKSGLETLTRIWSDELASSESLRINTLIPGQVATTLRARTYPGVAAETLPSPEAVMPWYLFLMGEDGREVRGQTVECHT; via the coding sequence ATGAAAAACTACCTTCCTCGTCCCGACCTGCTTGCCGGTCGCGTCATTCTCGTCACCGGTGCGAGCGCCGGTCTCGGCCGCGCGGCCAGCCTGGCCTTCGCGCGCCACGGCGCGACGGTCGCGCTGCTCGCGCGCAACGAAGCCAAGCTCGAAGCGGTGTACGACGAGATCGTCGCCGCCGGCGGCCCGGAGCCGGCGATGTTTCCCTTCGATCTCGCCGTCGCGGACGATCGCAGCCTCGAGAACCTGGCCGGAACGCTCGCGCACCACCTCGGCCGGCTCGACGGTCTGTTGCACAGCGCCCACCAGTTCTTCAGTCTCACGCCGCTCAGCCTGCAGACGCTCGAGCAGTGGCAGACCCTCATGCGCGTCAATCTGATCGCGCCCTTCGCCCTCACCCGCGCCGTGATGCCCTTGCTGCAGCAGGCGCCGGACGCGTCGGTCGTCTTTACCGGCGAGACCCACGGCCATTCGCCGAGTGCATACTGGGGCGGCTACGCCGTCGCGAAGTCGGGGCTGGAGACGCTGACGCGCATCTGGTCGGACGAGCTCGCAAGCAGCGAGAGCCTGCGCATCAATACGCTGATTCCCGGCCAGGTCGCGACCACCTTGCGCGCGCGCACCTACCCGGGCGTCGCCGCCGAAACCCTGCCGAGCCCGGAAGCTGTGATGCCGTGGTACCTCTTCCTGATGGGCGAAGACGGCCGCGAGGTCCGCGGCCAGACGGTGGAATGCCACACCTGA